A stretch of DNA from Jatrophihabitans endophyticus:
CGAGTGCGCCAACTATCGCGGCGGTTCGTCGGACATCCAGCTCTTCGGCGGCACCAGCCAGTCCGCCCCGTTGACGGCGGGCGCCGCGGCCCTGGTCATCTCGGCCTACCGCTCCACGCACTCCGGCAACTCCCCGTCGCCGGCCCTGGTCAAGCAGCTGCTCAAGGGCACCGCGACCGACCTGGGCCTGCCGACCGACGAGCAGGGCTCCGGCCTGCTCGACGCCCGCTCCGCGGTCGAGGCCGCGCTGACCTACAACGGCGCCACCACCGCCGCCCCGGCGGGCGTGCAGTCGCAGATCGTCACCAATCCGCACCTCATCTCGGTCTCCGGCGCGCCGGGCAGCACGCACACCGTCAAGGTGGCCGTCCGCAACGTCGGCGCCGAGCCGTTGACGGTGGCGACGGGCAGCCGTCGTTACCGGACCGACTCGGTCGCGACCATCAACACGAGCATCGACGCGAGCTCGCCGCAGACCTTCCCGTACCCGACCAACGGCACGTCGTGGGTGTACAAGAAGGTGCCGTTCACGGTGCCGTCCGGTGAGGACCGGCTCGCGGCCAAGATGATCTGGCAGGGCGCACCGAAGCAGGTCGGCTCGGCCACGGTGACGCCGGTCGTGCGGATCTCGCTGTTCGACCCGTCGGGCACGTACGTGGCCAACAGCCGCCCCCAGGGCGGTGCCGTCTCGGCCAACTACGCCAACCTCGACGTGCGGCGGCCGACGGCGGGCAACTGGACCGCGGTCATCTACACGGCCGGCTCGGCGTCCGGGTACACCGGTGACGTCAACCTCCGGCTCTACCACCAGAGCGCGATCGACGTCGCCAAGGTGGCCACGCCGAGCATGACGCTCGCCGCGGGCCAGTACCGCAACGTGGAGGCGACCTTCACCACCCCGAACAACGGTGACACCGCCTACGCGCTGACCGTCGCCACCTCGAACGGCCACCGGACCGCGATCCCGGTGATCCTGCGGGCGGTGATCCCGACGTCGAGCGGCAAGGGCTCGTTCAACGGGACCATCACCGGCGGCAACGCCCGAGCCGGGTCGGCGGCGCAGAGCCTCACCTACGCCTTCGACGTGCCCTCGGGACGCAAGGACGTGAGCGTCGGCGTCACGCTGCGCAGCGATCCGAACTACGAGCTCGAGGGCGTCCTCGTCGACCCCAACGACGAGACGCAGTCGATCGGCAGCAACGTCTACACCGGAGCCGACGGCAACATCGCAGGACGCGGGCTGAGCATGCAGCTCACCTCGGCCAACCCCGTCGCCGGGCGTTGGCGGCTGGTGATCCTGGTCGTGAACCCGGTCCCGGGCACGGCCATCAGCCAGCCCTTCTCCGGCACGATCGCCTTCGACGCCAACAACGTGAGCGCCACCGGGTTGCCCACGTCGACGAAGACGGTGCTGCCGGCCGGCAAGGCGACCACCGCGAAGGTCACGGTGCGCAACACCGGCAAGGCGCCGATCAACGTGCAGGTCGATCCCCGCACCAAGTCGGTCGGGGCCATGCAGCTCACCTCGCCGTTCGGCACGCAGAACGTCCAACTGCCGAGTCACAACTCGCCGACGTTCATCGTGCCGCCGGGCACGCACGGCCTCACCGCGGTCTCGACGTCGGACGTGCCGGCGATCGTCGACCTGCTCTCCGGCTCGCAGGGCATCGACGTCGTCGGTGACCTGCCGGCGGCGAAGGCCGGCAGCACCATCTCCACGGCCACCGTGGACGAGGGTGCGAACGCGACGGTGTCGAGCGGCATCTGGTACACCGACCTCAACGAGATCGGTGCGGTGGACGAGGACGGCGCACCCAGCGGCGACGCCCACGTGCAGCTGACCGCGCGGACCCAGGACTTCGACCGGACGGTGACCTCGTCGACCGGCGACTTCTGGAACGTGGCGACCGACTCCACGGCCAGCACCGGGGCGCCGGTGACCATCGCGCCGGGCGCGTCGGCCACCATCACCGTCACGATCAAGCCGACGGCCACGAAGGGGACGAAGGTCAGCGGCCAGCTGTACGTGTACACGCCGCCGTCGTTCGCCTACCCGACGTTCAACACGACGGGTGACACCCTGCGCACGCTCGACTACAGCTACACCGTGGGGTAATCGAGTCGTTCGACCGACGGCCGGTGGCGCACTGCGTCACCGGCCGTCGTGTGTTCCGGGCCGTCTCGGCTCCTAGGATGGCCGGGTGACTGCCCTCACCGACACGGCGACGAGCGACGTCGCCCGTGACGACGCGACGCTGCGCCGGTTCCTGCACGGCCTGCCCGGGGTGGACCAGGTGGGCGCCGACGCCCGCGCCGCGTCGCTCGCCACCCGCAGCATCAAGACCACCGCCAAGGCGTGGGCCGTCGACGCGGCGATCGGGATGGTCGACCTCACCACGCTCGAGGGCGCCGACACACCCGGCAAGGTGCGTTCGCTGTGCGCCAAGGCCGCGCGCCCCGACCCCACCGACCCGTCCGCCCCGCCGGTCGCCGCCGTCTGCGTCTACCCCGACCTCGTCGAGACCGCGGTCACGGCGCTGCGCGGCACCCGCGTCGAGATCGCCTCGGTGGCCACCGCCTTCCCGTCCGGGCGCGCCGCGCTCGCGACCAAGCTGCACGACGTCCGCGACGCCGTGGCCGCCGGTGCGACCGAGATCGACATGGTGATCGACCGCGGCGCCTTCCTCGCCGGCCGGTACCGCCAGGTCTACGACGAGATCGTCGCGACCAAGCGCGAGTGCGGGGCCGCGCACCTGAAGGTGATCCTCGAGACCGGCGAGCTGGCGACGCTGGACAACGTCCGCCGCGCGTCGTGGCTCGCCCTGCTCGCCGGCGGCGACTTCGTCAAGACCTCGACGGGCAAGATCAACCCGGCCGCCCGGCCGCCGGTGGCGCTGGTCATGCTCGAGGCGGTGCGCGACTACTTCGCCGCCACCGGCGAGCGGCGCGGCGTCAAGCTGGCCGGCGGCATCCGCACCGCCAAGGAGGCGGTGCGCTACCTCGTGATGGTCAACGAGGTCGCCGGCGACGAATGGCTCGACCCGCGGCTGTTCCGCTTCGGCGCGTCCAGCCTGCTCAACGACCTGCTGCTGCAGCGACACAAGCTCGCCACCGGCAGCTATGACGGCCCCGACTACGTGACGGTGGACTGAGACCATGACGACCGAGACAGGCCCGCGTTTCGACTACGCGCCGGCGCCGGAGTCGCGCGACATCGCGCGGCTGCGGCCGAGCTACCAGATCTTCGTCGACGGTGCGTTCCGTGACGGCGCGGGCGAGGCCGTGAAGACGATCGACCCCGCCGACGAGCAGCCGCTCGCCGAGGTCGCCGAGGCCGGGCCGTCCGACGTCGACGACGCCGTGCGGGCCGCGCGACGCGCCTACGACGGCCCGTGGTCGGCGATGTCGGGGGCCGAGCGCGGCAAGTACCTGTTCCGCATCGCCCGGGCCATCCAGGAGCGCGGTCGCGAACTGGCCGTGCTCGAGTCGCTCGACAACGGCAAGCCGATCCGCGAGTCGCGCGACGTCGACATCCCCTCGGCCGCCGCGCACTTCTTCTACTACGCCGGCTGGGCCGACAAGCTCGGCTACGCAGGGCTCGGCCCGGCGCCCCGACCGCTCGGTGTCGCCGGTCAGGTCATCCCGTGGAACTTCCCGCTCCTGATGGCGGCGTGGAAGATCGCGCCGGCGCTCGCCGCGGGCAACACCGTCGTCCTCAAGCCGGCCGAGACCACGCCCCTGACCGCGCTCGTGCTGGCCGAGATCGTGGCCGAGGCCGACCTGCCGCCGGGCGTGGTGAACGTGCTCGCCGGCGGGCCTGCCATCGGGCAGGCGATCGTCGAGCACGACGACGTCGACAAGATCGCCTTCACCGGCTCGACCGAGGTCGGCAAGATCATCCAGCGCACGATCGCGGGCACCGGCAAGAAGGTCACCCTCGAGCTCGGCGGCAAGGCCGCGAACATCGTGTTCGACGACGCCCCCATCGACCAGGCGGTCGAGGGCATCGTCAACGGCATCTTCTTCAACCAGGGCCAGGTCTGCTGCGCGGGATCGCGGCTGCTGGTCCAGGAGTCGGTCGCCGACGAGGTCGTCGCCGCGTTGAAGCGCCGGCTGACGACGTTGCGGGTGGGTCACCCGCTCGACAAGAACACCGACGTGGGCGCCATCAACTCCGCTGCTCAATTAGCGCGGATCCGCGCATTGACCGATGCGGGCGAGGACGAGGGTGCGACGCGCTGGTCGCCGCCCTGC
This window harbors:
- a CDS encoding S8 family serine peptidase, whose product is MSSLRIPLVAAGTAAATVAALCSAQLAIASSSSAAPATSGKPQSVIVVLRDQLRGKPATRAHVAARRAAARSAQNAVVDRANRVTSHKAAKVVHYTAANVVSMTVNPSQVSELKSDPAVSAVIPNTKVAFIPRKQEEPAGAKRSAKAIGEPNSSAVCPTDPSKPLLEPEALEDTHTASDDADAKTAQQLTTGSGVKVAYIADGINPDNPDFIRANGDHVITDYKAFSADGPAPEEGGAEAYGDASAIAAQGLVSHDLSTFVNPAYPLPSGCNIRVLGMAPGASIVALKIDFYTTSIIQAIDYAVSNDHVDVINESFGGNVVPDASARSAIQSFNDAAIAAGATVVVSSGDAGTTGTIGNPATDPNVISVAANTNSRGYQQTGYAGARTFGNGQWVNDEVSSLSSGGVTQSGGTVDLTAPGESGWAVCDAGSAECANYRGGSSDIQLFGGTSQSAPLTAGAAALVISAYRSTHSGNSPSPALVKQLLKGTATDLGLPTDEQGSGLLDARSAVEAALTYNGATTAAPAGVQSQIVTNPHLISVSGAPGSTHTVKVAVRNVGAEPLTVATGSRRYRTDSVATINTSIDASSPQTFPYPTNGTSWVYKKVPFTVPSGEDRLAAKMIWQGAPKQVGSATVTPVVRISLFDPSGTYVANSRPQGGAVSANYANLDVRRPTAGNWTAVIYTAGSASGYTGDVNLRLYHQSAIDVAKVATPSMTLAAGQYRNVEATFTTPNNGDTAYALTVATSNGHRTAIPVILRAVIPTSSGKGSFNGTITGGNARAGSAAQSLTYAFDVPSGRKDVSVGVTLRSDPNYELEGVLVDPNDETQSIGSNVYTGADGNIAGRGLSMQLTSANPVAGRWRLVILVVNPVPGTAISQPFSGTIAFDANNVSATGLPTSTKTVLPAGKATTAKVTVRNTGKAPINVQVDPRTKSVGAMQLTSPFGTQNVQLPSHNSPTFIVPPGTHGLTAVSTSDVPAIVDLLSGSQGIDVVGDLPAAKAGSTISTATVDEGANATVSSGIWYTDLNEIGAVDEDGAPSGDAHVQLTARTQDFDRTVTSSTGDFWNVATDSTASTGAPVTIAPGASATITVTIKPTATKGTKVSGQLYVYTPPSFAYPTFNTTGDTLRTLDYSYTVG
- the deoC gene encoding deoxyribose-phosphate aldolase, which codes for MTALTDTATSDVARDDATLRRFLHGLPGVDQVGADARAASLATRSIKTTAKAWAVDAAIGMVDLTTLEGADTPGKVRSLCAKAARPDPTDPSAPPVAAVCVYPDLVETAVTALRGTRVEIASVATAFPSGRAALATKLHDVRDAVAAGATEIDMVIDRGAFLAGRYRQVYDEIVATKRECGAAHLKVILETGELATLDNVRRASWLALLAGGDFVKTSTGKINPAARPPVALVMLEAVRDYFAATGERRGVKLAGGIRTAKEAVRYLVMVNEVAGDEWLDPRLFRFGASSLLNDLLLQRHKLATGSYDGPDYVTVD
- a CDS encoding aldehyde dehydrogenase family protein codes for the protein MTTETGPRFDYAPAPESRDIARLRPSYQIFVDGAFRDGAGEAVKTIDPADEQPLAEVAEAGPSDVDDAVRAARRAYDGPWSAMSGAERGKYLFRIARAIQERGRELAVLESLDNGKPIRESRDVDIPSAAAHFFYYAGWADKLGYAGLGPAPRPLGVAGQVIPWNFPLLMAAWKIAPALAAGNTVVLKPAETTPLTALVLAEIVAEADLPPGVVNVLAGGPAIGQAIVEHDDVDKIAFTGSTEVGKIIQRTIAGTGKKVTLELGGKAANIVFDDAPIDQAVEGIVNGIFFNQGQVCCAGSRLLVQESVADEVVAALKRRLTTLRVGHPLDKNTDVGAINSAAQLARIRALTDAGEDEGATRWSPPCELPERGYWFAPTVFTDVSQAHRIAQEEIFGPVLSVLTFRTPDEAIAKANNTPYGLSAGVWTEKGSRILAMAGRLRAGVVWANTFNRFDPTAPFGGYKESGFGREGGRQGLEAYLDV